The following are encoded together in the Triticum dicoccoides isolate Atlit2015 ecotype Zavitan chromosome 6B, WEW_v2.0, whole genome shotgun sequence genome:
- the LOC119325228 gene encoding DEAD-box ATP-dependent RNA helicase 48-like, translated as MGGGPRTFPGGLSKWQHKRMHEKLARGKERGLLRHEKQLYLARLRSEIRASHLPGAPASPADHAGPTSSRAHIRALADRFLRPGAEDLWNDDDGPLRRARLPPHQQQQPARSLPSGARMVDWKQVESGEKPKPPRGGGDWKDWEELDSGEPTAGRGAGNEPRLPATFNQRRGYGTAAPWWWQWSPGSGTPSQRKEASFGFFGLKRCYSVMPPCSPCRESGAALMPLVARQLAEAGNGRKATPLALFYTQERLYSVAAPRRFGQKWRPDSSDEDEEVMPAARDLRLAKFVASREDESEDDEPGETSAIRRKWSTAALRNCDMKRDRRPLKSYEEESDDDITGRIQELREEIRNREVLGAERRRYESRGESVFTNKRFDECGISPLTVKALTDAGYIQTTVVQEAALPVCLEGKDVLVKTKTGTGKSVAFLLPAIESVLNAMKSHTNHRVSPIFALVLCPTRELAVQVTAEANVLVKYHHGVGVQSLIGGTRFKLDQRRLESDPCQILVATPGRLLDHIENRSSFSVRLMGLKLLVLDEADHLLDLGFRKDIEKIADSLPRQRQTLLFSATVPKEVRRVSQMVLNKDHVFVDTVGLGAVETPTKVQQQYLVVPHELHFHMVHRLLREHIDQEVDYKVIVFCTTAMVTEFMYIMLRDLKLNVREIHSRKPQLYRTRISEEFRDSNRLILVTSDVSTRGVNYPDVTLVIQAGVPPGREHYIHRLGRTGREGKSGKGILLIAPWEEYFLKEIHDLPIQKAPVPQIDQEMKQKVDDSIRIVDMSIKEAAYHAWLGYYNSIADISRDKVMLADLASRFGVSIGMEKPPTLFRKTALKMGLKGVPGIRIRK; from the exons ATGGGGGGCGGGCCGCGGACGTTCCCGGGCGGGCTGTCCAAGTGGCAGCACAAGCGGATGCACGAGAAGCTGGCGCGGGGGAAGGAGCGGGGCCTGCTCCGCCACGAGAAGCAGCTCTACCTCGCCCGCCTGCGCTCCGAGATCCGCGCCTCCCACCTCCCAGGCGCCCCTGCCTCCCCCGCTGACCACGCCGGCCCCACCTCCTCGCGCGCCCACATCCGCGCCCTCGCCGACCGCTTCCTCCGCCCTGGCGCCGAGGACCTCTGGAACGACGATGACGGCCCGCTACGCCGGGCACGGCTCCCCCcgcaccagcagcagcagcccgcGAGGAGCCTGCCGTCCGGCGCCCGGATGGTCGACTGGAAGCAGGTGGAGTCAGGGGAGAAGCCGAAGCCGCCCCGGGGAGGAGGGGACTGGAAGGACTGGGAGGAGCTGGATTCTGGGGAGCCGAcggcgggaaggggagccggaaatGAGCCGCGATTGCCCGCCACGTTCAACCAGAGGAGAGGGTACGGGACGGCCGCTCCCTGGTGGTGGCAATGGAGCCCGGGCTCCGGCACGCCTTCGCAGAGGAAGGAGGCGTCCTTCGGCTTCTTCGGTCTGAAGAGATGCTACTCGGTGATGCCTCCATGCTCGCCGTGCCGGGAATCGGGTGCTGCGCTGATGCCGTTGGTTGCTAGACAGCTCGCCGAGGCTGGGAATGGCAGGAAGGCGACACCGTTGGCTCTGTTTTATACTCAGGAGAGGTTGTACTCTGTAGCAGCCCCACGGCGGTTTGGCCAGaaatggaggccggattcatcagacgaGGATGAGGAGGTTATGCCGGCTGCTAGGGATCTGAGGTTGGCAAAATTCGTGGCTTCGAGGGAAGATGAGTCGGAAGATGATGAACCGGGGGAGACGAGCGCCATCAGGAGGAAATGGAGCACTGCTGCTCTGAGGAACTGTGATATGAAGAGAGATAGGAGACCGCTCAAGTCCTACGAGGAGGAAAGCGATGATGATATCACTGGTAGAATCCAAGAGCTGCGAGAGGAGATAAGAAACAGGGAGGTGCTGGGTGCTGAGAGGAGGCGGTACGAGTCAAGGGGTGAATCTGTGTTTACCAATAAAAG ATTCGATGAGTGTGGCATCTCCCCACTTACTGTCAAAGCACTCACTGATGCTGGATATATACAGACAACTGTTGTCCAGGAAGCAGCTCTTCCAGTTTGTCTCGAAG GTAAAGATGTTCTTGTCAAGACCAAAACTGGAACCGGCAAAAGTGTAGCTTTTCTG CTTCCTGCAATTGAATCAGTCTTGAATGCCATGAAGAGCCATACAAATCATCGAGTGTCTCCAATATTTGCCCTTGTCCTATGCCCTACAAGAGAGCTTGCCGTCCAGGTTACAGCTGAGGCGAATGTTTTGGTGAAGTACCATCATGGAGTGGGTGTTCAGTCTCTTATTGGTGGCACTAGATTCAAGCTTGATCAAAGACGGTTAGAGTCCGATCCATGCCAG ATTTTAGTGGCAACACCTGGTAGGCTGCTGGATCATATTGAAAACAGATCTTCATTCTCTGTCCGCTTGATGGGATTGAAATTGCTTGTGTTGGATGAAGCTGACCACTTGCTAGATTTGGGTTTTCGCAAAGACATAGAGAAGATTGCTGATAGCTTGCCACGCCAAAGACAGACACTACTATTTTCAGCTACTGTTCCAAAAGAG GTTCGAAGGGTTTCACAGATGGTTTTAAACAAGGATCATGTTTTTGTCGATACAGTGGGCTTGGGGGCCGTTGAAACTCCTACTAAG GTACAACAGCAATATCTCGTGGTACCACATGAACTGCACTTTCATATGGTTCATCGCCTTCTTCGAGAGCATATTGATCAGGAAGTGGACTATAAG GTGATAGTTTTCTGCACAACTGCCATGGTGACTGAATTTATGTATATAATGCTTCGAGATCTGAAGCTAAACGTCAGAGAGATACATTCAAGAAAGCCCCAGCTTTATAGAACACGTATTTCTGAAGAGTTCCGGGATTCCAATCGCCTGATTCTGGTAACATCAGATGTTTCAACACGTGGAGTGAATTATCCAGATGTTACTCTAGTGATTCAG GCTGGCGTTCCTCCTGGTAGAGAGCATTATATTCATCGTCTTGGAAGGACTGGAAGAGAAGGTAAATCCGGGAAAGGAATTCTGTTGATTGCGCCATGGGAAGAGTATTTCTTGAAGGAGATACATGATCTTCCAATACAGAAGGCTCCTGTGCCACAGATTGACCAGGAGATGAAACAAAAG GTTGATGATTCGATCAGGATTGTTGACATGAGCATCAAGGAAGCCGCGTACCACGCATGGCTTGGTTACTATAACTCAATAGCTGATATTAGCAGAGACAAAGTCATGCTTGCTGACCTGGCTAGTAGGTTCGGCGTCTCTATCGGCATGGAAAAGCCTCCGACGCTGTTTAGGAAAACCGCCTTGAAGATGGGGTTAAAGGGTGTACCAGGAATTCGGATAAGAAAATGA
- the LOC119320042 gene encoding uncharacterized protein LOC119320042 isoform X2 — translation MADGAPTGVTAGELAAVLRAMDEKYRLLFETIGKQGESSKLEAEVKEDIHPLQMPLVKLEGSETYASWAEHAETILVSRRLEGYILGAIEKPADENSKEGQKWKMTNALVRAWLLSSVSPKIAKQVERIKEASEIWRLLKGTYSGVGNEMLACRIQRELQGLSQGDKSVVEYVSELKRLWSDIDYFDPVEMECGKCIEKFNKWTERRRVRDFLNGLHPKFENRRAALYGSGKLPTLEQAISAIISEETRLKLEAASSVTQGIMHRRSALYATEGGNYQKPVSNIVERKCFECGEPGHLRSSCPELMGAGRGRGQDWRGRGRGRGFEGRGGRGRGTRPTGRANTSLISENTTQTMSVHMTAEDWEKWCQFKELHLGDKSTAEAPATSASTASANFGTWDWKKTWDREHA, via the exons ATGGCTGATGGTGCTCCAACAGGTGTCACGGCAGGAGAGCTTGCAGCGGTGTTGAGAGCCATGGACGAGAAGTACAGATTGCTGTTTGAGACTATTGGGAAGCAAGGAGAGAGTTCGAAGTTAGAGGCAGAGGTCAAGGAAGATATCCATCCATTGCAGATGCCCCTGGTGAAGTTAGAAGGATCTGAAACCTATGCAAGTTGGGCAGAACATGCGGAGACTATTCTTGTGTCAAGAAGGCTAGAGGGCTATATTCTTGGGGCAATTGAAAAACCAGCAGATGAGAACTCTAAGGAAGGTCAAAAGTGGAAGATGACCAACGCATTAGTGAGAGCATGGCTGTTGAGTTCAGTTTCACCTAAAATTGCTAAACAAGTGGAAAGGATTAAGGAAGCATCAGAAATTTGGCGGCTGCTGAAAGGCACATATTCTGGAGTCGGCAATGAGATGCTTGCTTGTAGAATTCAGAGGGAGTTGCAAGGGTTGAGTCAGGGTGATAAATCAGTTGTGGAGTATGTGTCTGAGTTGAAGAGATTGTGGAGTGACATTGACTATTTTGACCCAGTTGAGATGGAGTGTGGCAAGTGTATTGAGAAATTTAACAAATGGACTGAAAGGAGACGTGTAAGGGACTTCCTAAATGGACTTCATCCTAAGTTTGAAAACAGGAGGGCTGCACTCTATGGTAGTGGAAAGCTGCCTACACTCGAGCAGGCAATCTCAGCTATCATCAGTGAGGAAACTAGGTTGAAATTAGAGGCAGCCAGTTCCGTGACACAAGGCATCATGCATCGGCGATCAGCACTCTATGCAACAGAGGGTGGAAATTATCAAAAGCCGGTATCAAACATAGTGGAAAGGAAATGCTTTGAGTGTGGTGAACCAGGACATTTGAGGTCTTCATGCCCTGAATTAATGGGAGCAGGTAGAGGAAGAGGGCAGGACTGGCGGGGAAGAGGGCGTGGTCGTGGGTTTGAAGGACGAGGTGGCCGCGGGCGAGGAACACGCCCTACTGGTAGAGCGAACACATCTCTAATCTCTGAAAATACCACTCAAACCATGAGCGTTCACATGACTGCTGAGGATTGGGAGAAGTGGTGTCAATTCAAGGAGCTACATTTAGGTGACAAGTCAACCGCTGAAGCACCTGCAACATCTGCCTCTACGGCCTCTGCAAATTTCG GAACTTGGGACTGGAAGAAGACTTGGGACAGGGAGCATGCATGA
- the LOC119320042 gene encoding uncharacterized protein LOC119320042 isoform X1, with product MADGAPTGVTAGELAAVLRAMDEKYRLLFETIGKQGESSKLEAEVKEDIHPLQMPLVKLEGSETYASWAEHAETILVSRRLEGYILGAIEKPADENSKEGQKWKMTNALVRAWLLSSVSPKIAKQVERIKEASEIWRLLKGTYSGVGNEMLACRIQRELQGLSQGDKSVVEYVSELKRLWSDIDYFDPVEMECGKCIEKFNKWTERRRVRDFLNGLHPKFENRRAALYGSGKLPTLEQAISAIISEETRLKLEAASSVTQGIMHRRSALYATEGGNYQKPVSNIVERKCFECGEPGHLRSSCPELMGAGRGRGQDWRGRGRGRGFEGRGGRGRGTRPTGRANTSLISENTTQTMSVHMTAEDWEKWCQFKELHLGDKSTAEAPATSASTASANFGGTWDWKKTWDREHA from the exons ATGGCTGATGGTGCTCCAACAGGTGTCACGGCAGGAGAGCTTGCAGCGGTGTTGAGAGCCATGGACGAGAAGTACAGATTGCTGTTTGAGACTATTGGGAAGCAAGGAGAGAGTTCGAAGTTAGAGGCAGAGGTCAAGGAAGATATCCATCCATTGCAGATGCCCCTGGTGAAGTTAGAAGGATCTGAAACCTATGCAAGTTGGGCAGAACATGCGGAGACTATTCTTGTGTCAAGAAGGCTAGAGGGCTATATTCTTGGGGCAATTGAAAAACCAGCAGATGAGAACTCTAAGGAAGGTCAAAAGTGGAAGATGACCAACGCATTAGTGAGAGCATGGCTGTTGAGTTCAGTTTCACCTAAAATTGCTAAACAAGTGGAAAGGATTAAGGAAGCATCAGAAATTTGGCGGCTGCTGAAAGGCACATATTCTGGAGTCGGCAATGAGATGCTTGCTTGTAGAATTCAGAGGGAGTTGCAAGGGTTGAGTCAGGGTGATAAATCAGTTGTGGAGTATGTGTCTGAGTTGAAGAGATTGTGGAGTGACATTGACTATTTTGACCCAGTTGAGATGGAGTGTGGCAAGTGTATTGAGAAATTTAACAAATGGACTGAAAGGAGACGTGTAAGGGACTTCCTAAATGGACTTCATCCTAAGTTTGAAAACAGGAGGGCTGCACTCTATGGTAGTGGAAAGCTGCCTACACTCGAGCAGGCAATCTCAGCTATCATCAGTGAGGAAACTAGGTTGAAATTAGAGGCAGCCAGTTCCGTGACACAAGGCATCATGCATCGGCGATCAGCACTCTATGCAACAGAGGGTGGAAATTATCAAAAGCCGGTATCAAACATAGTGGAAAGGAAATGCTTTGAGTGTGGTGAACCAGGACATTTGAGGTCTTCATGCCCTGAATTAATGGGAGCAGGTAGAGGAAGAGGGCAGGACTGGCGGGGAAGAGGGCGTGGTCGTGGGTTTGAAGGACGAGGTGGCCGCGGGCGAGGAACACGCCCTACTGGTAGAGCGAACACATCTCTAATCTCTGAAAATACCACTCAAACCATGAGCGTTCACATGACTGCTGAGGATTGGGAGAAGTGGTGTCAATTCAAGGAGCTACATTTAGGTGACAAGTCAACCGCTGAAGCACCTGCAACATCTGCCTCTACGGCCTCTGCAAATTTCGGTG GAACTTGGGACTGGAAGAAGACTTGGGACAGGGAGCATGCATGA
- the LOC119325229 gene encoding methionine adenosyltransferase 2 subunit beta, with protein sequence MEGERGRVLVVGGSGYLGQHLLAALAVHGSVDVDVAFTHHRGTAPRPLLDALPGARAFRADLRSGDGLQAVAASFGQPHVIVNCAAISVPRACEADPAAAMATNVPSSLVDWSLSFGNDRTLLIHLSTDQVYEGVKSFYKEEDETLPVNMYGKSKVAAEKFITEKCSNYAILRSSIIYGPQTISPVEKSLPIQWMNSVLSQGQQVDFFNDEYRCPVYVKDMVDVILSLTKSWLSDGKKIQVLLNVGGPDRVSRLQMAESVAEVRGYSKSIIKSVPASSVNRGVASPPDISMDITRLTQTLGIQPITFLDGVRATLDAEAST encoded by the exons atggagggggagagggggcgggTGCTGGTGGTGGGCGGGAGCGGCTACCTCGGCCAGCACCTCCTCGCCGCGCTCGCCGTCCACGGCAGCGTCGACGTCGACGTGGCCTTCACCCACCACCGCGGGACCGCGCCGCGGCCGCTCCTCGACGCGCTCCCCGGCGCCCGCGCCTTCCGCGCCGACCTCCGCTCCGGCGACGGCCTCCAGGCCGTCGCCGCGTCCTTCGGCCAG CCACATGTGATTGTGAACTGTGCTGCAATCTCGGTTCCTCGGGCGTGCGAAGCGGACCCAGCTGCTGCCATGGCCACTAATGTGCCTTCTTCACTTGTTGATTGGTCGCTGAGCTTCGGGAATGACAGGACTCTTTTGATTCATCTCTCCACAGATCAAG TTTATGAGGGGGTGAAATCCTTCTACAAAGAGGAGGATGAGACACTGCCGGTGAACATGTATGGCAAATCAAAAGTTGCTGCAGAGAAGTTCATTACTGAGAAATGCTCAAACTATGCAATCTTGAGAAGCAGCATCATTTACGGGCCACAAACAATCTCTCCTGTTGAAAAGTCGCTCCCTATCCAG TGGATGAACTCTGTCCTTTCACAAGGCCAACAAGTTGATTTTTTTAATGATGAGTACCGCTGCCCAGTTTATGTAAAAGATATGGTGGATGTAATATTGTCTTTAACAAAAAGTTGGTTATCAG ATGGCAAAAAAATTCAGGTACTTCTGAATGTAGGTGGACCAGATAGGGTTTCAAGACTGCAGATGGCTGAGTCTGTTGCTGAAGTTCGTGGATACAGCAAGTCGATAATCAAATCTGTGCCTGCATCATCG GTTAACCGGGGTGTAGCTTCACCGCCAGACATATCCATGGATATCACCAGGCTAACTCAGACGCTCGGTATCCAGCCGATTACATTTCTGGATGGAGTCAGAGCTACACTTGACGCAGAAGCCAGTACATGA